The following are encoded together in the Phocoena sinus isolate mPhoSin1 chromosome 11, mPhoSin1.pri, whole genome shotgun sequence genome:
- the TMEM89 gene encoding transmembrane protein 89 → MLHAQSFLPWLLLLAMPVRTHTWSRPLWYQVGLDLQPWGCQPNSLEGCKGSLGCPGHWMGLGVNRIYPVAGVTVATTMMLMLSRAVMQRRRSQATKSEHPQVTANPCAPWKRRAPISDRALLLGVLHMLDALLVHIEGHLQRLASQQRTQIKGTPAQSG, encoded by the exons ATGCTGCACGCACAGTCCTTCCTGCCATGGCTGCTTCTGCTAGCGATGCCTGTCCGCACCCACACCTGGTCACGGCCCCTGTGGTACCAGGTGGGGCTGGACTTACAGCCCTGGGGGTGCCAGCCAAACAGCCTGGAGGGTTGCAAGGGCAGCCTGGGGTGTCCTGGCCATTGGATGGGCCTGGGGGTGAACCGCATCTACCCAGTGGCTGGGGTCACCGTCGCCACTACCATGATGCTGATGCTCAGCCGTGCGGTGATGCAACGACGGCGCTCACAGGCCACTAAGAGTGAG CATCCGCAGGTGACGGCTAACCCCTGTGCACCCTGGAAACGACGGGCCCCGATCTCAGACCGTGCCCTACTCCTTGGGGTCCTGCATATGCTGGATGCCCTCCTGGTCCATATTGAGGGCCATCTGCAGCGTCTAGCCTCCCAGCAGCGAACCCAAATAAAGGGGACTCCTGCCCAGAGCGGGTGA